A genomic stretch from Sinorhizobium terangae includes:
- a CDS encoding arylsulfatase, whose amino-acid sequence MKSPKHARTRWLGVSTALLLLSAPAMAQESLPFPPKPSGSKAGPTIAQSTYSPLPAQPRLPANAPNIVVIMLDDVGPALPDTFGGVIETPTLSRLAEDGVSYNRFHNAAMCSPSRAALLTGRNHHRVGNGQIAELANDWDGYTGRIPRTSATVAKVLGYYGYATAAFGKWHNTPANETTAVGPYTDWPAGEGIGFDYFYGFLAGESSQWEPAVVENTVRVDPSHGKEGYHFTEDMTDKAVSWMKQVHALTPDRPFFMYWAPGAAHGPHHIFKEWADKYKGKFDDGWDAMRERIYARQKQLGWIPENTELTPRPDTLAGWKDIPEDEKPFQRRLMEVFAGYTEHADTQAGRLIEALDELGIRDNTLIFYVWGDNGSSAEGQNGTISELLAQNGIATEIKDHIRTMNELGGMDVLGSPKADNMYHAGWAWAGSTPHRSTKLVAAHFGGTRTPLVVSWPSRIKPDKKPRSQFHHLNDIVPTIYDVLDIQPPKLVDGITQDPLDGVSMTYTFDSPEAAGQKKEQYFEIMGSRAIYQEEWIASVFGPRTPWTPGLDPAIFKWSPDNDVWELHDLSKDYSQAKDVAADHPEKVEELKKAFGVQAEANKVFPVGGGLWSAVFHPEDAPSNPATEFQFTQDVVGVPEFTAPKVGARSNLVTIEAELKPDSEGVLYALGAFSGGVALWVENGKLTYEYNLFEIERTRLQSSEPLPSGKVNIEVETRKSGSNRGAPLDVVIRIDGKEVAKGRVPRSAPLAFTANDAFDVGRDSYSPVSLAYFDRKPFAFNSKIERLKVEYLK is encoded by the coding sequence ATGAAGTCACCTAAGCACGCGAGAACACGTTGGTTGGGAGTGAGCACGGCGCTCCTGCTTCTGAGCGCTCCCGCAATGGCTCAGGAATCACTGCCTTTTCCGCCGAAGCCCTCAGGGAGCAAAGCCGGCCCGACGATAGCTCAGTCCACCTACAGCCCGTTGCCTGCGCAGCCGCGCCTTCCCGCGAACGCCCCGAACATCGTCGTTATCATGCTTGATGACGTCGGCCCGGCGTTGCCGGACACCTTCGGCGGAGTGATCGAAACACCGACGTTGAGCCGCCTTGCGGAAGACGGAGTGTCCTACAATCGCTTCCACAATGCCGCCATGTGCTCCCCCTCGCGGGCGGCATTGCTGACGGGGCGCAACCATCATCGCGTCGGGAATGGCCAGATCGCCGAGTTGGCAAACGATTGGGACGGATATACCGGGAGGATACCACGCACCTCCGCAACCGTCGCGAAAGTCCTTGGCTATTACGGTTACGCGACCGCAGCCTTCGGCAAATGGCATAATACCCCGGCCAATGAAACGACCGCGGTCGGCCCGTACACGGACTGGCCCGCTGGCGAAGGAATCGGGTTCGATTATTTCTATGGTTTTCTTGCCGGGGAATCCTCCCAGTGGGAGCCCGCCGTTGTCGAAAACACCGTTCGCGTCGATCCATCTCACGGGAAGGAAGGCTACCACTTCACCGAGGACATGACCGACAAGGCGGTGTCGTGGATGAAGCAGGTGCACGCGCTGACGCCGGACCGGCCCTTCTTCATGTACTGGGCGCCCGGCGCTGCACATGGTCCGCATCACATCTTCAAGGAATGGGCGGACAAGTACAAAGGCAAATTCGATGACGGCTGGGATGCCATGCGAGAGCGCATCTATGCACGCCAAAAACAACTCGGTTGGATACCGGAGAATACGGAACTGACGCCCCGCCCGGATACGCTTGCGGGATGGAAGGACATTCCAGAAGACGAGAAGCCGTTCCAGCGTCGGCTGATGGAGGTCTTTGCAGGCTATACCGAACATGCGGACACTCAGGCCGGGCGGTTGATCGAGGCCCTCGATGAACTGGGAATTCGCGACAATACCCTCATCTTCTATGTCTGGGGCGACAACGGGTCCAGCGCGGAAGGCCAGAACGGTACGATCAGCGAGCTTCTGGCGCAGAACGGCATCGCTACGGAAATCAAGGATCACATCCGCACGATGAATGAATTGGGTGGAATGGATGTTCTCGGATCACCCAAGGCCGACAACATGTATCATGCCGGCTGGGCCTGGGCCGGTTCCACGCCGCATCGATCGACCAAGCTGGTTGCCGCCCATTTCGGCGGAACGCGAACGCCGCTCGTGGTCTCCTGGCCGAGCAGGATCAAGCCGGACAAGAAGCCGCGCTCCCAGTTCCATCATCTCAACGACATCGTGCCAACGATCTATGACGTTCTGGACATTCAGCCGCCGAAGCTCGTGGACGGCATCACCCAGGACCCCCTCGATGGTGTCAGCATGACTTACACCTTCGACTCTCCCGAGGCTGCGGGGCAGAAGAAGGAGCAGTACTTCGAGATCATGGGCAGCCGTGCCATCTATCAGGAAGAGTGGATCGCATCCGTCTTCGGGCCGCGTACACCATGGACTCCCGGCCTCGATCCCGCCATCTTCAAATGGTCGCCGGACAATGACGTGTGGGAACTTCACGATCTCAGCAAGGACTACTCCCAGGCGAAGGACGTCGCGGCCGATCATCCCGAAAAAGTCGAGGAACTGAAAAAGGCGTTTGGCGTTCAGGCCGAAGCCAACAAGGTGTTCCCCGTCGGGGGAGGGCTATGGTCTGCCGTCTTCCATCCGGAAGATGCGCCGTCCAATCCCGCGACCGAGTTCCAGTTCACGCAAGACGTCGTGGGTGTTCCCGAATTCACGGCGCCGAAAGTTGGAGCTCGCAGCAACCTTGTAACCATCGAGGCGGAATTGAAGCCGGACTCGGAGGGCGTGCTCTACGCATTGGGTGCCTTTTCGGGTGGTGTCGCTTTGTGGGTCGAGAACGGCAAGCTCACCTACGAGTACAATCTGTTCGAGATCGAGCGGACGCGTCTTCAATCCTCCGAACCGTTGCCGAGCGGCAAGGTCAACATAGAGGTCGAGACGCGCAAGTCCGGCAGCAATCGCGGCGCACCGCTCGACGTCGTTATCCGCATCGATGGCAAAGAGGTGGCGAAAGGGCGCGTGCCGCGCTCCGCTCCGCTCGCGTTCACCGCCAATGACGCCTTCGACGTGGGCAGAGACAGCTACTCTCCAGTCTCCCTCGCGTACTTTGACCGCAAGCCGTTCGCCTTCAACAGCAAGATCGAACGTCTGAAGGTCGAATACTTGAAGTGA
- a CDS encoding potassium transporter Kup, translated as MSQLSAPAVHGSENMRRLLVLGLGSIGVVYGDIGTSPLYAFREALRPVSHDGVTDVEIIGLISLMIWTLTIIVTIKYVLFLLRADNQGEGGTLSLLALLMKTANGHTSILFFMGIAGAALFIGDAMITPALSVLSAVEGLKLVTPDLTDYVVPIAVVIMLLLFAVQSKGTAAVSNFFGPITLVWFLVMGAVGLMHIADDLSIFAAFNPYYAATFMLNEGFVGMIVLGAVFLTVTGAEALYADLGHFGRRPIQWAWFTVVFPALTLNYLGQGAFVLKNPQAMSDPFFLMFPKWALLPAVILATAATIIASQAVITGAFSLTRQAIHLGFLPRMAIFHTSETHTGQIYLPNVNTLLMFGVMALVFMFGSSEALATAYGISVTGAMVVTTILSFEFLRARWNWSAWWAAGTLLPLFTLEFFFLGANMLKIHDGGYVPILIAATFIIIMWTWKRGTELLHAKTRHIDIPLASFIKSIERKSEHAPVAVPGTAIFLTSDPESTPAALLHNIKHNHVLHMQNFILTIRTANTPKVPKEERVSAKPLSERFTLLEMKFGFMETQNVSQALGLFRKSGLKFDIMSTSFYLGRRKLVPDAQSGMPHWQDRLFIALASAAIDPSDYFRLPTNRVVELGSHVII; from the coding sequence ATGTCTCAATTGTCTGCCCCTGCCGTACACGGGTCCGAGAATATGCGCCGCCTGCTCGTCCTCGGGCTCGGCTCGATCGGCGTCGTCTATGGCGATATCGGCACCAGCCCTCTCTACGCGTTCCGCGAGGCGCTGCGGCCCGTTTCGCATGACGGTGTCACGGACGTTGAGATCATAGGGTTGATCTCGCTGATGATCTGGACGCTGACCATCATCGTCACGATCAAGTATGTGCTCTTTCTGTTGCGTGCCGATAACCAGGGGGAGGGCGGCACGCTCTCGCTGCTCGCTCTGTTGATGAAGACCGCCAACGGTCACACCTCGATTCTTTTCTTCATGGGCATCGCCGGAGCGGCTCTTTTCATCGGCGATGCGATGATCACGCCGGCGCTGTCCGTGCTCTCGGCGGTTGAGGGGCTGAAGCTGGTGACGCCGGACCTGACCGATTATGTCGTTCCGATCGCGGTGGTGATCATGCTGCTGCTATTCGCAGTGCAGTCGAAGGGTACGGCTGCGGTTTCGAATTTCTTCGGGCCGATTACCCTTGTCTGGTTTCTGGTGATGGGCGCTGTCGGTCTGATGCACATCGCTGACGACCTGTCGATCTTCGCTGCGTTTAATCCGTACTACGCGGCCACATTCATGCTCAACGAAGGCTTCGTCGGCATGATCGTGCTCGGCGCGGTGTTTCTGACCGTGACCGGGGCGGAGGCACTTTATGCCGACCTCGGCCATTTCGGTCGGCGGCCGATTCAATGGGCATGGTTCACCGTGGTGTTTCCGGCACTGACGCTGAATTATCTCGGCCAGGGCGCCTTCGTTCTCAAGAACCCGCAGGCGATGTCCGATCCATTCTTCCTGATGTTTCCGAAATGGGCGCTGCTTCCGGCCGTCATTCTGGCAACGGCGGCGACGATCATTGCCAGCCAGGCCGTGATCACCGGCGCCTTCTCGCTGACGCGCCAGGCAATCCATCTCGGCTTCCTGCCACGCATGGCGATCTTCCACACATCCGAGACCCATACCGGCCAGATCTATCTGCCGAACGTCAACACGCTGCTGATGTTCGGCGTCATGGCCCTGGTCTTCATGTTCGGCTCCTCCGAGGCGCTGGCGACCGCCTATGGCATTTCCGTCACCGGTGCCATGGTCGTGACGACCATCCTGTCCTTCGAGTTCCTGCGTGCCCGCTGGAACTGGTCGGCCTGGTGGGCAGCCGGCACGCTGCTGCCACTGTTCACGTTGGAGTTCTTCTTCCTCGGCGCCAACATGCTGAAAATCCATGATGGCGGCTACGTGCCGATATTGATCGCGGCGACCTTCATCATAATCATGTGGACCTGGAAGCGCGGGACGGAACTGCTGCATGCCAAGACGCGGCACATCGACATTCCGCTGGCGAGCTTCATCAAGTCGATCGAACGCAAGAGCGAGCATGCGCCGGTGGCCGTGCCCGGCACGGCGATTTTCCTGACAAGCGACCCGGAGTCGACGCCCGCGGCCCTCCTGCACAACATCAAGCACAATCATGTGCTGCATATGCAGAACTTCATCCTGACGATCCGTACGGCCAACACACCGAAAGTGCCCAAGGAGGAGCGGGTCAGCGCGAAGCCCCTGTCCGAACGCTTCACGCTTCTCGAGATGAAGTTCGGCTTCATGGAGACGCAGAACGTCTCCCAGGCCCTGGGTCTTTTCCGCAAGTCGGGGCTGAAATTCGACATCATGTCGACGTCCTTCTATCTCGGCCGCCGCAAGCTCGTACCCGACGCGCAGTCCGGCATGCCGCACTGGCAGGATCGTCTGTTCATCGCGCTCGCCAGCGCGGCGATCGACCCGTCGGACTATTTCCGTCTGCCGACCAACCGCGTGGTCGAGCTCGGTTCGCACGTGATCATCTGA
- a CDS encoding alpha/beta hydrolase, which yields MTRHHSRNAKGGGRLSWPLLPCVAALSAMVLSACAGRPTGVLVPVAANPSATQVEMLVATTRGRAEKPGEMFSGERALIPAFADITVSIPPETARKAGEVAWPRKLPPNPETDFAALKAAEVDRSAAEKWLNSHVRKSPDGSVLVFIHGFNNQFEDAVFRFAQIIHDSGAHSVPVLATWPSRGSLLAYGYDRESTNYTRNAVEDLFQYLARDPEVKEVSILAHSMGNWLALESLRQMAIRNDGLPAKFKNVMLAAPDVDVDVFGSQIADMGKQRPRFTLFVSRDDRALAVSRRVWGNVSRLGAIDPEQSPYREELAANGITVIDLTRIKAGDNLHHTKFAESPEIVQLIGSRLSSGQTLTDSRLGLGDHIVAVTAGAAQTVGTAAGLVVAAPAAIVDQNTRQNYVHHVETLVGPSGAARSNTSDSACGEQSQERSGNCSR from the coding sequence TTGACGCGGCACCACTCCCGGAACGCCAAAGGCGGAGGACGACTGTCATGGCCGCTTTTACCATGCGTCGCGGCCTTGAGCGCGATGGTGCTCTCCGCGTGTGCGGGCCGCCCGACGGGGGTGCTCGTGCCGGTAGCGGCCAATCCGTCAGCCACCCAAGTTGAAATGCTGGTTGCGACGACCCGGGGCCGGGCGGAAAAGCCGGGCGAGATGTTCAGCGGTGAACGCGCGCTCATTCCGGCATTCGCGGACATTACAGTGTCCATTCCGCCTGAGACCGCACGCAAGGCGGGTGAAGTCGCTTGGCCGCGCAAGCTTCCGCCGAATCCGGAGACGGACTTCGCAGCACTGAAGGCGGCGGAAGTTGACCGCAGTGCGGCCGAAAAATGGTTGAACAGCCATGTGCGCAAGAGCCCGGATGGCAGCGTCCTCGTCTTTATCCATGGGTTCAACAACCAGTTCGAGGATGCGGTCTTCCGTTTTGCGCAGATCATCCACGACTCGGGTGCGCACAGCGTACCGGTGCTTGCGACGTGGCCGTCACGGGGGAGTCTGCTCGCCTATGGCTACGACCGCGAAAGCACCAACTATACCCGCAACGCGGTAGAAGACTTGTTTCAGTATCTGGCGCGTGATCCCGAGGTTAAGGAAGTCTCGATCCTGGCCCATTCGATGGGCAATTGGCTGGCGCTGGAATCCTTGCGGCAGATGGCCATCCGCAACGACGGGCTGCCGGCGAAGTTCAAGAATGTCATGTTGGCGGCGCCGGACGTGGATGTCGACGTCTTCGGTTCGCAGATCGCCGACATGGGCAAGCAACGGCCGCGCTTCACGCTCTTCGTTTCCCGCGATGACCGTGCGCTCGCCGTTTCTCGTCGCGTCTGGGGAAATGTCTCGCGGCTGGGAGCGATCGATCCGGAGCAGTCGCCCTACAGGGAGGAACTGGCTGCGAACGGGATCACCGTCATCGATCTCACCAGGATCAAGGCAGGTGACAATCTGCACCACACAAAGTTCGCGGAGTCGCCGGAAATCGTACAACTGATTGGCAGCCGACTGTCCAGCGGCCAGACCTTGACCGACAGTCGTCTGGGGCTTGGCGACCACATCGTGGCGGTGACCGCCGGGGCCGCCCAGACCGTCGGAACCGCAGCAGGCCTGGTCGTTGCTGCTCCTGCTGCCATAGTCGATCAGAACACGCGGCAGAATTACGTCCACCACGTCGAGACACTCGTCGGACCATCCGGCGCGGCGAGGTCAAATACGTCCGATAGCGCGTGCGGAGAGCAGAGTCAGGAGAGGTCCGGGAACTGCAGCCGATAG
- a CDS encoding helix-turn-helix transcriptional regulator, which yields MAPYLAKHDVSAIEFCARLGISPNVFQNADGWLPRAQCFHMANELAALLGDPFAGAHVGRLTELRDLGQWGQSVLAAENVADACVLAAANVSSIHHGSDVRFVVEGGTARIIFRFADRFEFDPRHFIFGSLAVLRKVPLLAGEPSAIKVRLTASRSRGSEALEECLGPNIEMGCDHDMIEIDRELLNLPLKIRRNRPSKVTEALASTVEAAKLLSERLSDGHALGLEVVARSIGMSARTLQRRLKFCGVDFEDLLDETRRGEAIRLICEGVHSMTDIAFRVGYSDSAHFTRAFKRWTGVAPSRFRTDAQRAP from the coding sequence ATGGCGCCCTACCTCGCGAAGCACGATGTTTCGGCCATCGAGTTCTGCGCGCGCCTCGGCATCTCGCCAAATGTGTTCCAGAACGCGGACGGCTGGCTTCCGCGCGCCCAGTGCTTTCACATGGCCAACGAGTTGGCCGCTCTCCTGGGGGACCCGTTCGCGGGCGCGCATGTCGGGCGCTTGACCGAACTGCGCGATCTCGGCCAATGGGGACAGTCGGTTCTCGCAGCGGAGAACGTGGCTGATGCATGTGTGCTCGCGGCAGCCAACGTGTCATCGATCCATCACGGGTCGGATGTACGCTTCGTGGTGGAAGGCGGAACCGCTCGCATCATCTTCCGCTTCGCCGATCGTTTCGAGTTCGATCCGCGGCACTTCATCTTCGGAAGCCTCGCCGTATTGCGGAAGGTGCCGCTTCTGGCGGGAGAGCCCTCCGCGATAAAAGTTCGACTGACTGCGTCGAGGTCACGCGGAAGCGAGGCGCTGGAGGAGTGCTTGGGCCCCAACATCGAAATGGGATGCGATCACGATATGATCGAGATCGATCGGGAGCTGCTGAACCTTCCTCTCAAAATCCGACGCAATCGCCCTTCGAAGGTGACAGAGGCACTGGCCTCGACGGTGGAGGCGGCGAAGCTGCTTAGCGAAAGGCTGTCCGATGGTCATGCGCTTGGGCTGGAGGTCGTAGCAAGAAGCATTGGCATGTCGGCTCGGACCCTGCAGCGGCGCCTGAAGTTTTGCGGCGTCGATTTTGAGGACTTGCTCGACGAGACGCGGCGCGGGGAGGCCATCCGGTTGATCTGCGAAGGCGTTCACAGCATGACCGACATCGCCTTCAGGGTAGGCTACAGCGATTCCGCGCATTTCACGCGCGCGTTTAAGCGCTGGACGGGAGTGGCGCCCTCCCGCTTCCGGACGGATGCGCAAAGGGCGCCGTAG
- a CDS encoding formylglycine-generating enzyme family protein: protein MIFIEGGTFSMGSDAHYPEEGPIHRVRVDGFLIDETPVTNAEFSEFVEATGYRTFSESPPDPRDYPGILPEMLYAGSLVFHQPNGAVDLQDWTRWWSFLEGACWHHPYGPGSNIKGLDDHPVVHVSYHDALAYARWRGKDLPTEAEWEFAARGGLDGAEYAWGSEFIPAGRHLANTWQGAFPRTNNVEDGYSRTSPVKAFPPNGYGLYDMIGNVWEWTSDWFSPRHEADPSKACCIPRNPRGGREADSHDPCQPEIRIPRKVLKGGSHLCAPNYCRRYRPAARHAEPIDTSTCHVGFRCVIRPGGSYEVT from the coding sequence ATGATCTTCATCGAGGGCGGAACCTTCTCGATGGGGTCCGACGCACACTATCCCGAAGAGGGGCCGATACATCGCGTTCGTGTCGATGGCTTTCTAATCGATGAAACGCCTGTGACAAATGCCGAGTTTTCGGAGTTTGTTGAGGCGACCGGTTATCGCACCTTTTCGGAATCTCCTCCTGATCCACGGGACTACCCCGGTATTTTACCGGAGATGCTGTATGCCGGTTCATTGGTCTTTCATCAGCCGAACGGGGCCGTCGACCTGCAAGACTGGACTCGATGGTGGTCCTTTCTGGAGGGGGCCTGCTGGCATCACCCATACGGGCCGGGAAGCAACATCAAAGGGTTGGATGACCATCCAGTCGTTCATGTTTCCTACCACGACGCGCTCGCGTACGCGCGGTGGAGGGGCAAGGATCTTCCAACGGAGGCTGAGTGGGAGTTTGCTGCCAGAGGCGGCCTCGATGGCGCTGAATATGCCTGGGGCTCGGAATTTATCCCTGCCGGACGTCATCTGGCCAATACCTGGCAGGGCGCCTTCCCGAGAACCAATAACGTTGAGGACGGTTATTCGCGCACCTCTCCGGTCAAAGCCTTCCCGCCCAACGGATACGGCCTTTACGACATGATCGGGAACGTTTGGGAGTGGACGTCCGACTGGTTTTCGCCGCGGCACGAGGCAGACCCCTCGAAGGCGTGCTGTATTCCCAGAAACCCGCGCGGCGGGCGCGAAGCCGACAGCCATGATCCCTGTCAGCCCGAGATAAGAATTCCGCGCAAGGTGTTGAAGGGCGGGTCGCATCTATGTGCGCCCAACTACTGCCGTCGCTATCGTCCAGCGGCGCGGCATGCCGAGCCTATAGACACCTCAACATGTCACGTCGGTTTCAGATGCGTTATCAGACCGGGAGGGTCGTATGAAGTCACCTAA
- a CDS encoding DUF2092 domain-containing protein: MRSPGTAWRSYTLISMLVVSVVAWPASARDGIDPEAERILAAMSENLKSMPALGVDYDADQEILTLDGQKIQYSASGSIALDRAKGFRMKRMGPFAQAEVIFDGTTISLHDRITNAYAQLQSPGRSIEDATEELRATTELDAPGAELLASDPYVVLTDGVTEGTVVGSAFVNGVECDHLAFRTDIVDWQIWISKGSRPLPLKYVITTKWMTGAPQYTLRLSNWNSDGIDTAQFKFTPPADANKVEHVHADVTGELALEAAQ, encoded by the coding sequence ATGAGATCGCCTGGCACGGCATGGCGCTCGTACACACTGATATCGATGCTCGTAGTCAGCGTGGTCGCATGGCCGGCCTCGGCGAGAGACGGGATCGACCCGGAGGCCGAGCGAATCCTGGCTGCGATGAGCGAGAATCTCAAGTCGATGCCCGCGCTTGGCGTCGACTACGACGCAGATCAGGAAATCCTCACTCTGGATGGCCAGAAGATTCAGTACAGCGCATCCGGCTCCATTGCACTCGATCGCGCGAAGGGTTTCCGGATGAAGCGTATGGGCCCCTTTGCCCAGGCGGAGGTGATATTCGACGGCACCACGATATCGCTCCACGACCGGATCACAAATGCTTATGCCCAACTGCAAAGTCCCGGCCGCAGCATTGAAGATGCGACCGAGGAACTTCGCGCCACAACCGAACTTGATGCTCCGGGAGCGGAGTTGCTGGCAAGTGATCCCTATGTCGTCCTCACTGATGGCGTCACCGAGGGAACCGTCGTCGGATCGGCCTTCGTCAACGGCGTCGAATGCGATCATCTCGCCTTCAGGACCGATATCGTCGACTGGCAAATCTGGATCAGCAAGGGCAGCAGGCCACTACCGCTCAAATATGTCATCACGACCAAATGGATGACGGGAGCGCCGCAATATACGCTGCGACTGAGCAACTGGAATTCGGACGGGATCGATACTGCGCAGTTCAAATTCACGCCGCCAGCCGACGCGAACAAAGTTGAACACGTCCATGCCGACGTTACCGGCGAGCTTGCACTGGAGGCGGCGCAATGA
- a CDS encoding DUF1254 domain-containing protein, which yields MDITRRDLTVAGLGALAAGSLGMPAMAAEGLVADLPEGLDEFALAVEAYIYAYPLVTMEMTRRVITNVAEAEGSRGPMGHLIKLRQYPDAKFRDVTAPNADTLYTTAFFDVGDEPWVVSLPDMKDRYALFPMLDGWTTVFDVPGKRTTGTDAQTFVVTGPGWEGKLPEGVTQYKSPTSIVWLLGRIYCTGTPEDYAEVHKLQDEVKLYPLSAWGKDWAPPEGKVDPSIDMKTAVREQVNNMDAIEYFTLFAELLKRNPPTDADAPMVAKLAELGIVPGQDFDKTKFDPGFVKRVPQLGFARIMMHFKFSDGDVQDIDGWGFTTKTGIYGTNYMQRALVTAIGLGANRPQDAIYPTSLKSDSGLIKRPYNGSEKYVLTFKKGLTPPVSGFWSLTMYDADYFFVDNPLNRYSISARQPLKANPDGSIDLLIQHESPGADKESNWLPAPKGKFILMMRLYWPNESNPSIIDGSWTIPPVKRVS from the coding sequence ATGGATATTACGCGTCGTGACTTGACGGTAGCCGGCCTTGGGGCGCTGGCGGCTGGATCTCTTGGTATGCCAGCAATGGCCGCAGAAGGATTGGTAGCGGATTTGCCGGAAGGACTCGATGAGTTCGCGCTGGCTGTCGAGGCCTATATTTATGCATATCCCCTCGTGACAATGGAAATGACCAGGCGGGTGATTACCAACGTCGCCGAGGCGGAGGGAAGCCGGGGCCCTATGGGGCATCTGATCAAGTTGCGCCAGTATCCGGACGCCAAGTTCCGGGACGTGACGGCACCCAACGCCGATACCCTCTATACGACTGCGTTCTTTGACGTGGGGGATGAGCCCTGGGTCGTTAGCCTGCCCGATATGAAAGACCGCTATGCCCTGTTTCCGATGCTGGACGGCTGGACGACAGTGTTCGACGTTCCCGGAAAACGCACCACGGGCACGGACGCCCAGACGTTCGTGGTCACCGGCCCCGGTTGGGAGGGGAAGCTCCCGGAGGGTGTGACGCAATACAAGTCTCCGACGAGCATCGTGTGGCTGCTGGGACGCATCTACTGCACCGGCACCCCGGAGGACTACGCCGAAGTTCATAAACTGCAGGATGAAGTGAAGCTCTACCCCTTGAGCGCTTGGGGGAAGGACTGGGCTCCGCCCGAGGGCAAGGTCGATCCGTCGATCGACATGAAGACCGCCGTTCGCGAGCAGGTCAACAACATGGACGCCATCGAGTACTTCACTCTCTTCGCCGAGCTCCTGAAGCGCAATCCGCCGACCGACGCGGACGCGCCCATGGTCGCCAAGCTCGCTGAACTGGGAATTGTTCCCGGTCAGGACTTCGACAAGACCAAATTCGATCCGGGATTTGTGAAGCGCGTCCCGCAGCTCGGCTTCGCACGCATCATGATGCATTTCAAATTCAGCGACGGCGACGTGCAGGATATTGATGGCTGGGGCTTCACGACAAAGACCGGCATCTACGGTACCAACTATATGCAGCGTGCCCTGGTCACCGCGATCGGTCTCGGAGCAAATCGGCCGCAGGATGCGATCTACCCTACCTCGCTGAAATCCGACAGCGGACTGATCAAGCGGCCATATAACGGGTCCGAGAAGTACGTTCTGACATTCAAGAAAGGCCTGACGCCGCCTGTTTCGGGCTTCTGGTCATTGACCATGTATGATGCCGACTACTTCTTTGTCGACAATCCGCTGAATCGCTACTCGATCAGCGCAAGGCAGCCACTCAAGGCAAATCCGGACGGCTCGATCGACCTGTTGATCCAGCATGAATCACCGGGAGCGGACAAGGAATCGAATTGGCTCCCGGCGCCCAAAGGAAAGTTCATTCTAATGATGCGCCTCTATTGGCCCAACGAGAGCAATCCGTCCATCATTGACGGTTCTTGGACGATACCGCCCGTGAAGAGGGTGAGTTGA
- a CDS encoding cell wall hydrolase → MSLPAWAAPAMIGIAIFLSFPSAVAYSDLATFLSGINRGGERWRMYLTQSPAGSLHEVEMVFADPITTGALDGGAGITMPDGSHVALTAETKHEGASPDEDRVTRKLKKGRIIAVTPVTPPKDFTAGSILQRTSSLMEPDFDGLEKMVFAKPRIKGKEIEIATAFYRKKPPKADPGVSPMLAKLITNDKADILATAYVRPEPDYARESPFDSILREDKNAGRFIPEIAPDDHAWAATALPATVFSKEEQTCLAEGIYFEARSESVKGQAAVAQVILNRVRNPTYPKTICGVVYQNKAWRNRCQFSFACDMIRDLIYSRSHWKTAKEVAMAVTAGKIWLPEVGSATHYHATYVNPAWAKTMKRVGKIGLHIFYRTYGGGWS, encoded by the coding sequence ATGTCTTTGCCGGCCTGGGCTGCGCCCGCGATGATCGGCATTGCCATTTTCCTGAGCTTCCCCTCAGCGGTCGCCTATTCCGACCTGGCGACCTTCCTGTCCGGCATCAACCGAGGCGGCGAGCGCTGGCGGATGTATCTGACACAATCGCCGGCGGGTTCGCTGCACGAGGTCGAGATGGTGTTCGCCGATCCGATCACCACCGGTGCCCTGGATGGCGGTGCCGGCATCACGATGCCCGACGGCAGCCATGTGGCGCTGACCGCGGAAACCAAGCACGAGGGCGCCTCGCCCGACGAAGACCGCGTGACCCGCAAGCTGAAGAAGGGTCGGATCATTGCCGTCACCCCCGTGACGCCGCCGAAGGACTTTACCGCCGGTTCGATCCTCCAGCGTACGAGTTCGCTGATGGAGCCGGACTTCGACGGGCTCGAGAAGATGGTTTTCGCCAAGCCGCGTATCAAGGGCAAGGAGATCGAGATCGCCACGGCCTTCTACCGAAAGAAGCCGCCGAAGGCCGATCCCGGCGTTTCGCCGATGCTCGCCAAGCTGATTACCAACGACAAGGCCGATATTCTTGCGACCGCCTATGTCCGGCCCGAGCCGGACTATGCGCGTGAGTCGCCCTTCGATTCGATTCTCAGGGAAGACAAGAACGCCGGCCGCTTCATTCCGGAAATCGCGCCCGACGACCATGCCTGGGCGGCAACCGCCTTGCCCGCCACGGTCTTCAGCAAGGAAGAGCAGACCTGCCTCGCCGAAGGAATCTACTTCGAGGCCCGCAGCGAGTCCGTGAAAGGCCAGGCCGCAGTGGCGCAGGTTATTCTCAATCGCGTCCGCAACCCGACCTACCCGAAGACGATTTGCGGCGTCGTCTATCAGAACAAGGCCTGGCGCAACCGTTGCCAGTTCTCCTTCGCCTGCGACATGATCCGCGACCTGATCTACTCGCGCTCGCACTGGAAGACCGCCAAGGAAGTCGCAATGGCCGTCACCGCCGGTAAGATCTGGCTGCCGGAAGTGGGGTCGGCAACACATTATCACGCGACCTATGTGAACCCGGCCTGGGCAAAAACCATGAAGCGCGTCGGCAAGATCGGCTTGCACATCTTCTATCGCACCTATGGCGGCGGCTGGAGCTGA